The Heyndrickxia acidicola sequence CTGACAGGCGGAGGAATGGCCCTCTATCCTTACGGAGATCTTGTTTCATTATCCATCGGTAAAGCGGGGCTGCGCTCTCTTGCATACTGCCTTCATCAGGAATTAAGCGAGAAAGGCATTTATGTGGGAACATTGACGATTAAAGGGTTTGTTCAAGAGGATACCTATTTTTCGTCCCATTATGTTGCCGAAGCCTTTTATCATATGTATGAAAAACAAGAAGAGATTGAGTTTATTTTTGAATGTGAATAAGCTTTTCTTATAATTTTGCCCTGTTAAAGATCAATGTTGATTTTACACGCATATTGATTAAGCGGAAATCATCAGTAAGATTAACAGAGCTTATAATTTTGTTAAACTCATCATCAATAAAAAGAAACAAAGGATAGAAAGGTGATAATAAAATGAAAACGTTAGTTATTGCAGCGCACCCAAACCTTGGAGAATCGAAGGTAAATAAAGCATGGATGCAGCGTCTCCAGGAAGAAGAAGATGTTACTGTCCATGATTTATATGCCCACTACCCTAATTTTAAAATAGATGTAGAGAAAGAACAGCAGTTATTACTAGAGCACGACCGCATTATATTCCAATTTCCTTTCTATTGGTACAGCTCTCCTGCTTTATTAAAAGAATGGCAGGATGCTGTATTAACATATGGTTTTGCCTATGGGTCAGAGGGGAATAAATTGCATGGAAAAGAGCTGATGCTGGCTATTTCAACTGGCGGTCCAGCTGAGGTTTATCAGGCTGGAGGCTATAATCATTATTCTATAAGTGAGTTGACGCGCCCATTCCAAGCGACAGCGAACCTTTGCGGCATGCATTTCCTTCCTTCTTTTCTCTTACAGGGTATGATGACTCTTACCGAAGAAAAACTACAAGAGAGCAAAGAAGCACTTGTTGCCTATATAACAAATCCAAACCTGCGAACAGTGCGTTAAAGAATCCAGCAGGCCAAACCTGCCTCACAATTATACTAAACAAAAATACAGCCATCCCCTTTTGTATGGCTGTATTTTTGTATTCCCCTCACTATTAAAGCTCTGCTTTATTCCTTAATGGCAGCCAGGATAATACATCCTGTATCGTTTTATCCCAATAGCCCCACTCATGTTCACCAGGACCGAAATTCGAGGTCAAATCGTACTCTGTTTTTTCACACATTGTTTTAAAACGGAGATTATCCTCATATAGAAAATCCTCTGTACCACAGCATTGATATAATAAAGGCTTTTGTTCATTCCTATGTGTTTTTTCTACCATACTAAATAGATCATTTTCTGTTCCAGCTATATCGTCATCTCCGTACACTAAATGGAAGGTTGCCTCCCTTTCCGGGGTTTTCATGAGACTCACAATATCCGTTACCCCTGATAAGCTCGCCGCAGCACTAAACTTGTCAGGATGATTTAATGCCCATTTAAAAGCTCCGTATCCCCCCATGGAAAGCCCTGCAACAAAGTTATCCTCTCTTGCATCGGACAGCGGAAAAAAGGACCTTGCAAGAAACGGCAGTTCCTCTGTTA is a genomic window containing:
- a CDS encoding NAD(P)H-dependent oxidoreductase, giving the protein MKTLVIAAHPNLGESKVNKAWMQRLQEEEDVTVHDLYAHYPNFKIDVEKEQQLLLEHDRIIFQFPFYWYSSPALLKEWQDAVLTYGFAYGSEGNKLHGKELMLAISTGGPAEVYQAGGYNHYSISELTRPFQATANLCGMHFLPSFLLQGMMTLTEEKLQESKEALVAYITNPNLRTVR
- a CDS encoding alpha/beta hydrolase, producing MAFIKCEFFSEVLELSTSMTVLLPQQTRTQIGMQNKAAGDKHPTLYLLHGLSDDDSIWTRRTSIERYAAPLGLAVIMPQVHRSFYTDMKYGNKYWTFLTEELPFLARSFFPLSDAREDNFVAGLSMGGYGAFKWALNHPDKFSAAASLSGVTDIVSLMKTPEREATFHLVYGDDDIAGTENDLFSMVEKTHRNEQKPLLYQCCGTEDFLYEDNLRFKTMCEKTEYDLTSNFGPGEHEWGYWDKTIQDVLSWLPLRNKAEL